In Pseudofrankia saprophytica, one genomic interval encodes:
- a CDS encoding serine/threonine-protein kinase, translated as MNEVQPKSATGTDAAADAGSIQAGAAAEPGFPLRGGDPRLIGRYRVLRLLGEGGMGSVFLAESPEGRRVAVKVIRSDYARVPEFRARFGRETTHVRRVAKFCTAEVVDADPDAELPYLVTEFIPGPTLGEAVAAGGPLAEGDLERLGVGMASALTAIHAVGIAHRDLKPSNVLLGASGPRVIDFGIASALGATTMVSQDVTRIGTPAYMAPEQIRGGNVGAAADIFALGRRHALCRHRTAPVRRGRAARVALPGHP; from the coding sequence ATGAACGAGGTCCAGCCCAAATCCGCGACGGGCACGGACGCCGCCGCGGACGCGGGATCCATCCAGGCGGGGGCCGCCGCCGAGCCGGGGTTTCCGCTGCGCGGCGGGGATCCGCGACTGATCGGCAGATACCGCGTTCTGCGGCTGCTCGGCGAGGGCGGGATGGGCTCGGTATTCCTGGCGGAGTCGCCCGAGGGACGCCGGGTCGCGGTGAAGGTAATCCGTTCCGACTACGCACGGGTGCCGGAGTTCCGAGCCCGGTTCGGCCGCGAGACGACGCACGTCCGGAGGGTGGCGAAGTTCTGCACCGCCGAGGTGGTCGACGCCGACCCGGACGCGGAGCTCCCCTATCTCGTCACCGAGTTCATCCCCGGGCCGACCCTGGGCGAGGCCGTCGCCGCGGGCGGCCCGCTGGCCGAGGGCGACCTGGAACGCCTTGGCGTCGGCATGGCCTCGGCCTTGACCGCGATTCACGCCGTCGGTATCGCGCACCGCGACCTCAAGCCGTCGAACGTGCTGCTCGGGGCGTCGGGGCCGCGCGTCATCGACTTCGGCATCGCCTCGGCGCTGGGCGCGACGACGATGGTCAGCCAGGACGTCACCCGGATCGGCACACCCGCCTACATGGCCCCCGAGCAGATTCGCGGCGGCAACGTGGGAGCGGCCGCCGACATCTTCGCGTTGGGCCGGCGTCATGCTCTATGCCGCCACCGGACGGCCCCCGTTCGGCGAGGCCGAGCCGCTCGCGTTGCTCTACCGGGTCATCCATGA